Below is a window of Plasmodium brasilianum strain Bolivian I chromosome 14, whole genome shotgun sequence DNA.
tctacatatatattttaacgaTCTGAGGGAGTATTTGTATAGGTCCAAAAAATATGAGGAGCTGAACAACTTTTGTTACAACATTTtaaggaatataaaaaacccCGCTATGTCTAGAATAACTGCGCTAAAGGTATACAACTCGTGAGGTATATACATTtgcttatttatattttaatatatacatacatatacatacatatacatacatatacatacatatacatacatatacatacatatacatatatatatatatatatatatatatatatatgtttatatacatgATTGTATGATGTGCACGTGAATGTTATATGTctagtgaaaaaaaaagaatcttTGAATGAGTGTCGTGTTATTTACcatgaaaattttgtaaacGGAGCTTAAAACATGGAGTTGGCAAGAggggtatatatgtatataatagtaCGCACgcaagcatatatatatatatatatatatatatatatatatatatatgtgtgagCATCCCCATGCATAAATACCTATGTGGCTGTCCACGTTCTGAAATTACCACTTCCCCTCCCTCCGCAGGTAATTAGCCTGTCCTTAGTACTCAAAGCACGTAATGCGGATCTTCGTGTGTACAAggaaattattacatatgcatataaactACTAAAAAGAGACCAAGAGGGGGAAAACAAAAAGTATTTCTCATACTTTGGACATAGTACCAATCAAGAGAAAAATGCAATTGTTACAGAATCAAAGAATTTGcttaaaacaattaaaataatgaaattaagaAATGATTCAAgagaattaaaatttattaataccaTATTTAATAAGATGGAGGAGAATCGAATAGAGATACCCGAAGGATATACGTCCTCTTATAGCATACTGCTTAACGGTTACACTGTGCATGCACTActggaaaaaaagaagcaaagaAAAATGTGCACTTCGCGCTGAATGTTATGTGGTTTGTATTGTTTATGTATGTtgtattttacatttttcgtcttgtaattttttttttttttttcaaatgaatAAACGCTTATGAACACGTCAGGAAAATCGAAGCGCGTTCATACGTGCATacgcacatatgtatatatatatatgtacatgtccGTATGATTTGTATTTTCCCATTCTTAACAGATTTTAAAATATCCAAGAGGGACCTCTTTGAAATGCTAGAGGACGAATTTGTTAACCACCTAAAAGTCGACAGTGTATACACTAACTATGTCAGGTATAGCGTCAAAGTGTGCGCACAGTCGTTCACtcgaaaaaatgtatatgtgtgtgtgtttgtaagtatttgtatatgtatgcactcACGTACGAGATTTTACTTCTCGTAGGTTGCTTAACcaaataaaggaaaagacGGTGGAATTTTTGGAAAATGGAGAATACGAACTTTACTGCAGGTTTATGGAtgtaatacaaataaaatatgaacaaatggAACATAACAACATATGCTTGATGTTTGCTCATGTTGCATGTAGTGTCAGATGTACATAAAGGTCTACATTTATAAGTGCACATATGTGcgcatatgcatatgtataatcatacatgtgtgtacaggcatatatatatgtgtttacgCCCTTTTACATACCTTTGTGGACCAACCTGTTTCCATCAGGAAATGCAGGAGGAGGAAGAGCTTAACATCCGGTATGAGTCATATGTCCTTAGTTGTCCCCATAAGACtaatgaaaaaaacgaaGCTAAAGTAACGAATCaagaaaatagtaaaaaaaagaacgaactaaaaaaaagcctaaataatatatttgcaaaTAGTTCGATCGATTCTGaagaggaaaaggaaaaaaaaaataataataacagcgatgaaaatagtagtaatgataaaaataataaaaacaatgcATTGTCGCAAAGTGATCATCCGTTTAGTGCTCTACCTAGTTTTATTAGCAAAAAGAATTCGAAAGATGGAAATGAATCAAGACctttatcaaaaaatatgCCAATaagtttttcaaaatttaccACATCATTTTCGAAACGTTTCCCTTCAAGTAATTCtataaatgatgaaaatgaaaagagtAGTATGGTGGTACCAAAggaaaacattaaaaaatatgattcaCATgataaagaagaagaagtaAAGGACAACACAAACACAACCAATTTTTATCCATTTGGAATAAACAAAGATATTGTTGAAAAGAGGGATAAGTGTAAAAAGGAGGTTATAGTTGAAATGGGGAAAGATGAAGACACAGCACTGATAAGAGAGGATAACTCTAAGAACAtagcaaaagaaaaaaaaaaaaaaaaaaagaaacaggGATAGAGAAAGAGACAGAAGCAGGAATAGGAACAAGAACGGGAACAGAATTAACAAAGGATAATGgaataaaggaaaattttatattcccGGAAGAGAATATTAGTAATAAGGGAAAAGGAGAAATAAGAGAAAAGGGCCCTTTCAAAAAACACTCATCGCTTAAAAGTGTTTCTTTTGACATAGCAGAAGATGAATATAACAAATTGGGGATAAAAAATGCAAAGGGTAAGTATACTTACCGTGTTACAGCGGTTCATTCCGTGGGTGGAAGTTATGTGCTGTGTGTATGTGCACTTGCAcatgtgtatgcatatgtatgcacatttGAATATCtacacgcatatatatatatatatatatatatatatatatatatatatatatatatatatatgtatatatacaataccGCGCAAGTGTAAGCGCACATCCAACCATTCAATAACGAATAGCCGAAATGTTACAAGCAAAGTTTTTTATGTTGAATGCGCGTTCGATggaaatacatttttttcgcGTGTGCCTGATGCTGCTTTGTTGCTTCTGTGtgtgtttatattatttatttttacgatttgttatattatttatttttataggaGAGGCTGATATACCAGGGAATGACAGAATAGGCGAAATGGCATGCAACAAATTTAatgatgatgaaaataaaattataaatgagTTCAACTTATTTctaaataagcaaaaaaaggGAACGGATACACATATGGGCGATGCACATAAGGACGACGCTCATAAGTCAGTGAAGGAATTCAAAAATACGGCAAGTAGTGAAAGTAGTGTGCTGTGGAATTATGTTATAagtaaaagtaaattttatgaattaaaagaagattttgtaaattataataaatttttacttgaaaaagaaaagcgaggaaaagaagaaacaCTTGGTAACTTACTAGGAATGAGTAAATATATCGAcataaagaagaagaaaaaaaataataataatactaataaaCGTAAAGGTAGGAAAATGAATCCAGAAGAATTTAATTGCATTATtgataaatttacaaaaaatataaacacaGATTTAACGTTAAGAAGTTATGATTATAGGAAAGGCCCACCTCAACAGGATGTGTCTTCATACACGCTAAACGCTAATTGTAAATGTGCAGTTGATCAAACGTATGTAGGGGAATACACAGCAACAACAGGGAAAAACGAGAGTAGTCACGTCAGCTCGTTTAACAAATATTTCACTGCAAATGATAACATCTTTTTTGTACAAAAgaccattttaaaaaatagctctcttttatttaatgacGACAATCTGGaggtatatgcatatgtgccAATTATGtctgtattatgtatattactattttttattttttcatttttacgtAAAAACGGAGTAGCATGGGTTTTGTtgcattaaaattttaagaaaccACGTTCAGGTTTCATTCATTTGGCATTAGTATGTGCGTAGTTACATTGATACCTTTGTACTCTTCTATGTGCATGGTCATATTAACTTGGCCGTATGAACATGTTCATGTTAATATCATCTTGTTCTTATTAAGATTTCCTCttttgtattaatttatatatttatgtacatactcTTTCTTTCCTCCATATACCACAGATATCAATAGATCAAAATTATTACGACATTAAtggaattataaaaatttatttgaagAACAAAAAGTTTGTGAATTTTTATGATGTGGATATACAAATTACTAATAAGATTCTTTTTCCCTTGAGGTTTAAATTTCTCAGTTATGAAAAGATGTTGTGCACGAGCTCAACAAATTGCTATGTAAGGAAAATGGATACAGGAGTgcacataatttatatatatatttctatatatgtatgttcgTGGGTACATATAGACATGTATGTGCGCGCCTTCAAGTGTggtactcttttttttctttttttttttttttatagttttcCCTATTTTTGAAATAGGATTATACCCAATAAAGcattatattgaaatattttatttgaaatgtTTGTGTTTTCAGGAAATGGCTGTGAAGTGCCAGCACATGTACAAGGGTTTTCCACTTATTAAAATTTCGTACAGGTATGAATATAAGAATGCAGCTATATTCATtgcaaaaatatgaaaaaaaaaaaaaaaaaaaagcaaaaataaattcgtAGGAAGAAGGAACCAACTTTGAAACGTTTATGTCTTAAGCGATGTATCTATCGTCTGTCTGTACATGTACACGTGAatgcatacatgcatacatgcatacatgcatacgtgcatacatacatatatacatacatacatatatacatacatacatacatatatacatacatacatatatacatacatacatgcatacatgcatacgtgcatacatacatatatacatacatacatatatacatacatacatacatatatacatacatacatatatacatacatacatgcatacatgcatacgtgcatacatacatatatacatacatacatatatacatacatacatatatacatacatatatacatacatacatatatacatacatacatatatacatacatacatatatacatacatacatatatacatacatacatatatacatacatacatatatacatacatacatatatacatacatacatatatacatacatacctGCGTACCTGCATACctacatatgtaaatgtacacatgtacatgaTGTAGATTTGCTCCCTTAGCTTGCAAGTAGCAGAATGCACCACAAAATTTCGTAAATTGTTGTATAGTTCGCTTTATTGTAGCACCgcaaatatgttatattgaaatgaaattattactCTTTTTATCAGTTGTTTTTGCAAATTTGTAATgaattttgatttttttcctgcttttttatttttcggctgattttttcctctttacaaatttataattttcattacaGAATGCAAGATATGTTTAGAAAAAGTATTGAGTTAAGGCTGCCCATACcaataaacaaatttatgAAGAGTATGAAAATCACTAAGGACGTTTTCGACAAGTTTtggaataatgaaaattttaaccTATATAAGAAggagaaaattattaacaaaggAGAAATGGTGGACAATGAATCAATTGTTGTGGACGCTTGTTTGGTAAGACTTAAATTTCGTAAATGAATTAAGCATGtgatatttatgtttatttttgtacaCAATTTATGCCTTTTGCGTGTTTTTCTCCCTATTCCTGTAGTATACATTTTGCACACACATTTATgtacgcacatatatactcAATTATGTACTTTATTATTTGCGCAATATTCCCATCGTTTGTTTTTTAAGGGAGATGCTTTAAACGTGTGTTATATCGATGACAAGATTTATTTATGTGGTAGCTATACTGACAATTCGAGCGCCCTGGAAAATTATTTCGTTCTTGTCGGAATTGaagttgtaaaaaaaaagttaaaaattatatgcaaATCAAATAACCCAACATTATCTTCagctatattatttttaattgtattaaTACTTAAGAAGCATACAAAGAAATGAGGACCCTAAggggaaatttttttaattattggGCTGGCTcccatttacatatatgtatatattattttgatttatttcatttcgttttattttatcttgtCATGCCATATTTTTTCgtggcttttttttttttttttttttttctatgtaCCGTTTTTCAgtcttataaattttatttagtttttaattaaaaatgaatataaaagaaatgcatccctttttattttttttttgtcaatgttatgattttttttttcatttttttaatttgttatatatatatatatatatatatatatatatatgtttatgcatATCTTTACCATAGCAACATTTTaaagttttttaaatgaagaaaatgtaCTGTTCCGATTGATTTTATTAGAACATTTGAAATCATGCATATGAATGTATCATAATGTgtaagaattaaaaaaactataatatatgtttgtcAAGAGAtgaatcattttttaaaaatatttttagaaaaaatgcatattcCTCTTAAACTGTTGGGGTGGATGTTGAAgtcatatttgtatatttgttCAACGTTCTTTACATAagttttgtttttgtttttattttcgtaACCAATAGTAGAGCAGGTTACGGCTAATTAAGGAAAGAAgacatatacacatgtaaacataaatataaatataggcaagtatatatgtttatttatttgtacatattcatatttactTGAATAATACATGAATGGTGTATGCCTTAAAActggaatttttttttttttttttacgcaATAAAATCGAATTACTATGAGAGTCTTTTGATGAATTGTTTTAATGTGATATAAAATTCGAATCCTGTGTACACTATTGGTAAgcattcattatttttcttcacaTACATaagcgtatatatatgtatgtatgtatatatatatatatatatatatatatatgtgtttaaaGAGGAATATTTGGGATGAATATTAAATTGCATTTTATACAAGATACTTAAATGCATTTCGAAAAGTGCAGCTCATCCTGTCAACTCTTCGACTACTAGTAGTACAACAGTCATTATTATACCTCTTATCTTATCGTTTCATGGTATAGGTCCATgttttttcgttatttttattattttttttttgtacataatattatgacctggtaatatttatttgagCTAAATCAAATAGGAGCTGAAATGCacaaatttaatgaaaattatatctaataatatttacaatggtcaattgtatgtatacgtatatataaatatgtatatatatgtatgtaagttTGTATATGAGTACACATGGACGTTTGGTAAGTGGGTTttcatgtacatatgtatatataaaattttttttttctcctttattattactgaAAAAAGTTAATTACCACAATTCttaatattcttataaaaaaggaaaaatgagCCCTATTGTAAAATTCTACTCCTAGTGTTGAGAAACGCGTGTACAAATGCAGTAGATACACATTTTTCTGTGAAATTTGCCCCCACACAcgtatgtaatatatatatataaagattgatacgcacatacatacatatatatatacctatgcCCTTCTATAAATTCCAAGTAACTGTCGtcatactatatattttgtttataatgaTGTTCTTCCAAATTTTTGATCTTACCCTAGATTAATGCTATTTCCATGCATTTCCGTGCGcaaatagatatatagaaGGGTAAATTAAGTTGTATACACAATCTGTTCGTAAAATTTGAGTACAACAACTGTAGAAGAACAAATTTTGGGAAATAAATGGGTTTTTAagaagtacaaaaaaaaaaaaaaaaaaagttatttcaATTACTAGTATTTTAAGaagtaaattaatttattaaaatgattATGAACTGTAGAATGCCTgaattgttaataataaatttctatccttcctttttttcttttttttttttttggctgTATTAATATCTTaataattatcataatttttcgtCTACATGAAAATTGTATAACAGTACGCAGcacaaaaaagataaaattcaCATAaacatggaaaaaaaaaaaaaataaatgtactaaatggttttatataattataaaagataaCAAATGCTgatatttcttttacttttacgTTCACTTTTACGTTCACTTTTACGTTCACTTTTACGTCACTTTTACCtttaattttaacattttcttcttatatgaagaaactgttaatatatttagtcTGACcgaattctttttttttttttatgggaAAAGCTGTAAACGTTTTTACCTTACAACATATATCAGTTAGTTACTCCTTTTCATTaatcatttaataaattaatagtaattttcttgatttttatgaaaaatatttttttaaggctaagcgtaaaaaaaaaaaaaaaaaaaatataggaaGGCTAACCATTTTGCACACACAGCTTTGGCATAATAgctttattttaaaacatgaacaagcaataatataaaccaaaaaaaaaaaaaaattataaaaaattataaaatatatccaaatatacatatattacatatatagtgtgtataatatatacatattcacatatatttacctgtacgacacatacatatatgtatttgttcatatacacatacttgtacatgtgtatatgtgaacagataatatatattttttttttttggtgttAGATTTAGAAAGTCTCCAATGTTGTATACAgctgtaaaaaataaaattaaattttaattaaaaaaaaaaaataatataatatacatatatgcatatgtatatatatacaacatatatataaatccaTTATAGTAAGTTGGAATGTTTaactaaattaaattttttttttttttttttaattttatgagTCTTTAAAaacttgttttatttttattatttataatacctATATATACTTCTTCTGAAAGAGTGTATTTATAGTACTTCGCTAaccaatattttatattactttagTATTACTTAActctaatatttttatcgttgctttatttttttgtttgcatatatttttaatatagaaataaatatattaatatattaatatattacatatatttatatatttttaatttcaaattTGTTCTATTCCGCGTCATAgtactaatatattatatatatttatatatttttaatttcagaTTTGTTCTATTCCTCTCCATAgtactaatatattatatatatttatatatttttaatttcagaTTTGCTCTATTCTTCTCCATTTTACTATATTGTGTTCCGTTTTGTgctctttccttttttcgtatttttttttttttttttgtttgaattgtgaaaatggaaaaacaaTGCCCCGTGTGTTATTTCAATTTACCGGATCCTGAATCAACGATAGCTCCATATGATACGGagttaaattatttcatgTGGGGCCCAGGTTTTGAATGGCAACCAGAACCTGAGGTAAAGCAAATATCAGTTGAAGAGGAAAATTATGAAGAGTCTGAAGAGTCAGAAGAATCAGTTATAGAGTTAGAAGAACTAGGTGATAAGGTTGATTCAAGTGAGGccaaaacattttttaatgaaaagagTAGCAGTGGAAAAATAAGCATTCAGGATGCTTCTTATAATGCTAGAAGATTGGGTTTAGCTCCATCAAGCACtgatgaaaagaaaattaaagagTTATATGGGGAGAACATAACATATGAACAATACTTGGAGTATATAGCCATGTGTGTCcatgaaaatgataatattgaTGAACTAATTAAAATGTTTGCACACTTTGATAATAATGCAGATGGATACTTAACCAAATATCAAATGAGGCATATTTTAACTACTTGGGGAGATGCTTTAAGTGAGCAAGAGGCAAATGACGCCTTAAATGCATTCTCAAAAGATGACAAAATTAACTATAGAATGTTCTGTGAGGATATTTTGCAATAGCacttttgctttttatattttgttttgctatattttacCCAATTTTGatgcattattttattttaatatatgttttgttattttatttcatctaattattcattttatgattttatattattttattttattttatttaattattcatcttattatattaatttatcgTTATTTTTACTTCCGTATCCTATGATATTACAAATCGTGAAAACATCCAGACCGTTTTCATTCACATAActatatgcttttttttacgtCCATTCTGTGATAAATGAATGGAAACATGTACGTGTCTTCACCCgtatacgcacatatatgcttacatacatacatgcatacatgcatacgtgcatacgatatatgtacatacatacatacgttaGTAATCGTAGAGACATAATTGTAAGATTGAAAATTGTACACGATGATTCAGCTTTCCACTTTGTAGGTTATTTCcgttttatttgtttttgaCTTATCCTTTgtctttgttttttatattgtatatttttttgatcaTAACCTCTTTTAATTGCGAACATGAGCATGTTATAAGTGCGTTttgtaaagaaaaagaaaaatataagaatggaaaaaaaaagtgaacattccgtaattatttattcttatgatttatctttaatttttattttagttttttgtAAAACTGTAACAAAAAAAGCATCGTACGCATTATTATCGTTTTACGATTGTTTTTTTGAAATGTTTAATCCGTACAgcatgcatgtatgtatgtatacgaCACGTATAGCTATATAAGAAACTAAACATTACAAAAAAGAAGGTTTATGTTGAAACTTTTAAGGGCGCAGGAAATAtcgaaatgaaaaaataaagaatatacCATTTTTATAGCAGctttttatgaattaaatatagaAGAACGAATATTGCAATAAAAACTTAATTCGCAATATTTTAAACAAGTTTGTTTTGCTTCATCATGCTTCATCATGCTTCATCATGCTTCATTATGCTTCATCATGCTTCATCATGCTTCATTATGCTTCATCATGCTTCATTATGCTTCATTATGCTTCATTATGCTTCATTATGCTTCATTAtgcttcattttgttttgttttatttttttttttttacatcctCAGGGACatttgaaattttaattaacttGAACGAACAAGAAACAAATACTGTTAGCAAGCATACGTTCTATACACACAAAATAATGTACAATGCACAGAGCACAAGTAgacataataaaaaggaagataTTATAAgggaatttttattttattttatttttttttggtattatttttaaattaattaaaaaggtGGTATGTAAAGCGTAACAACAAATGGGTAAACGTTATTTGAGgctattttaataaaattaaaaaaaaaagtttagaTAGGAAAAGATAAGTTAAGAATGAGGTTATTTATAATGAGCCCCCTATACATTACCTCATATTTTAAACgttttatgataaatatttttctgttgttttttttttttttttttccccctctACTCCTTTCATTATATTCTGAACATGTCAGAAACTTATTTGCAAAATGAACCAATAAAAATCTGCAAAGAGATAGAGAGAAATATGCACAGGATTATCCGGGGAAGCACGCCCCTGTCCTACAATCTTAACACTTCTATTAGTTCCAACAAATGattcattaataatatttatgtaatcaTGATAAGAGCATAATTTggttgtaaaaattattagtagTAACCCATTggatgtaatatatttttgagcTACGTTAATCAGATCGATATATCTTTTCTTACCCGATTCAATAAACTTTGATTTGGGGATTAAATTTGGAGGATCCAAAACGATTATATCAAACAGTtcattacaatttttaaaaaattgtaaataatcacaacaaataaattcaatattattattttttatattatttaagtaaGCAGCATTTTTAGCTAGCtgtacaaattttttatccttttctaCACACTTAACACTTTTTGCTTTTCCGTTTTTTGCACATTGAATTCCAAATGATCCaacataagaaaataaatcgAGGATATTCTTTTGatatgcatatgtgcataaaaGATTTCTTAAACACTTTCTGTTAAAAAACCATCCAGTGCCTGGTGAATTAATAAgatctattaaaaaaaaacaatcaTTTTCAATTAATATGACTTGTTCAGGTATTTTTCCATAAacaacttttttatatatttctaatttttcatttaaccTTTCTTTATTGTCATTTCGAAATATGATTCCTTTTGGCTTTAGTAGTTCAATAAGTGCATCATTGATATTGCAAGCTAGCATTTCACATCCGACTGTCAAGTGTTGTACTGAAATGTATTCATCGAAGCGATCAATTATAAGTCCTGGAAGGTTATCCCCTTCGCTGTTAATTAGTCGATAGCAAAACTGGTTATCCAGCATTGGGTGTGCATGTACATGAGCGGACGGGCTTATGTCAGACGAGAGCATACTAGATGTATTCGTGTGTGCACTAGTGGAAACATTAGATGACGCACTAGTGTGGGTATTGCTGGATGAACACTTTAACATTTCAGTGGTCGCACTGGTGGATGAATACATGGACATTCCAGTAGACGCACTAGTGTGGGTACTGCTGGATGAACACTTTAACATTTCAGTGGTCGCACTGGTGGACGAATACATGGGCATTCCAGTAGATGCACTAGATGACGGGTTGTCATCCGATGAAAGTTCGCTTAATGATATCATATTGCGGTTTTTCCCCCCTTTGGTAAGCTTGGACCTCCACAGTAAACaagctttaattttttctataaaaaaatttatgttaatTGGAAAAAGAGTATTCTGACTTATTATTCTTGCGGTAATTAAAGAGTAAGGGTTGAAGGTGGCAATGCCAAATGACTCTccattgttattttttacattaactAGGGTAAAaggattattttttaattcttctaaATTGCTTACTTCGTTACTGTAAACTAGAGGCACATTCCGTTTTAACCTTCTGtcatgcatatttttttctttctctttataTTTGTCTACTCCGCTGTATTTGTATTCATGGTTATATTTGTGCTCGTCTTTgtctttctctttctttatttcttcctttaaatataaaattggtCTTATGCTAACATCATCTATATACTGCTCATGGTGATATTTGTATAGTTCCTCCTTAAATTTTGTGTTTTTGATATACTTgacttttgaaaaatatcTACATTTGAGATAGTTGTTGTGGTTTTTCTTTGTTCCTATTAATATAAGCATCTTGTTGGGTCATCTTTTGTTCTGTATGGAATTAATTTGttcctattattattttattattattttttacgataatttttttttattatataatttttttgttttatattaaattagtTCAAGTGGTGCTGTATCTTTTATGCGTAATGTATGTGAGTTTCCTTTCAATTGAagggacaaaaaaaaaaaaaaaaaaaaaaaaatgaaaaaacgaaaaaaagaaaaagagaaaaaaagaaaaaaagaaaaaaagaaaaaaagaaagagtatattatatactgataacaatttttttgtttgttcattattttaaaatgggGGCAGGTTACTGTTTACAGGTTTAGGAATATGGTTAAGCTGCCTCCCACCTGATCTTCTCATACTTTAACAAGAAAAGGGTtgacatatatttaaataaatttgtttataaaattctaTGAGCTATTAATAAAGTTTCTACATAACAACCTTGTTCAACGAAACGGCAAATCCCAATCCATTCATCCGTATATGCATCCATTCAAACAGTCATACAATCATCCATTCGCAAAGTTAACCATTCAACCATTCAATCAGTGAAAGTGTGAAAGTGTGAAAGTGTGAGAGAGTGAAAGAATGAAAGAGTG
It encodes the following:
- a CDS encoding myosin A-tail interacting protein, whose amino-acid sequence is MEKQCPVCYFNLPDPESTIAPYDTELNYFMWGPGFEWQPEPEVKQISVEEENYEESEESEESVIELEELGDKVDSSEAKTFFNEKSSSGKISIQDASYNARRLGLAPSSTDEKKIKELYGENITYEQYLEYIAMCVHENDNIDELIKMFAHFDNNADGYLTKYQMRHILTTWGDALSEQEANDALNAFSKDDKINYRMFCEDILQ
- a CDS encoding methyltransferase, whose amino-acid sequence is MLILIGTKKNHNNYLKCRYFSKVKYIKNTKFKEELYKYHHEQYIDDVSIRPILYLKEEIKKEKDKDEHKYNHEYKYSGVDKYKEKEKNMHDRRLKRNVPLVYSNEVSNLEELKNNPFTLVNVKNNNGESFGIATFNPYSLITARIISQNTLFPININFFIEKIKACLLWRSKLTKGGKNRNMISLSELSSDDNPSSSASTGMPMYSSTSATTEMLKCSSSSTHTSASTGMSMYSSTSATTEMLKCSSSNTHTSASSNVSTSAHTNTSSMLSSDISPSAHVHAHPMLDNQFCYRLINSEGDNLPGLIIDRFDEYISVQHLTVGCEMLACNINDALIELLKPKGIIFRNDNKERLNEKLEIYKKVVYGKIPEQVILIENDCFFLIDLINSPGTGWFFNRKCLRNLLCTYAYQKNILDLFSYVGSFGIQCAKNGKAKSVKCVEKDKKFVQLAKNAAYLNNIKNNNIEFICCDYLQFFKNCNELFDIIVLDPPNLIPKSKFIESGKKRYIDLINVAQKYITSNGLLLIIFTTKLCSYHDYINIINESFVGTNRSVKIVGQGRASPDNPVHISLYLFADFYWFILQISF